DNA sequence from the Acidobacteriota bacterium genome:
TGGGCGACGCCGACGATCAGCCCGGCGCGCCTCCCGTCGCCGTCATGAGTTATCACGTCTGGAGCGATAAATACGGCTCTGACCCGACGGTCGTGGGCGCTGGGTACCAGATTAACGGCCACATCTTTACCGTAATCGGCGTTACGCCGCCCGGCTTCTACGGCGCCAAGCTCTCTGGTGGGGGCATGCCGGACATCTGGATTCCGGCCAACACCGAACCGCTCCTTGGTGGCGAAGCCCAGCGCCTCAACCGCCCCAACACGAACTGGCTGGACATCATCGGCCGCGTACGCCCCGGCGTGAATCCCAAGACGCTCGAAGCCAAACTGCGCGTCGAGTTTCAGAACTGGCTCGCCAGTCACGAACCCGATATGGAGCCTGGTGAAAAGCAGACCTGGCGTCAGCAAACTTTGAATCTCATTCCCGGCGGCGCAGGCACAGCAGCCCTGCGCGACCAATACGAGGATGGGTTGAAGTTGCTGCTCATTGCCGCTGGCTGTGTGCTGCTGGTCGCTTGCGGCAATCTCGCCAATCTGATGCTCGCCCGCGGCTTGAAAGAGCGCTCGCAAACCTCTTTACGCATTGCCCTCGGCGCATCGCGCGGTCGGTTGGTGCGCAAAGCGCTTGTTGAATCCACCTTGCTGGCACTCATCGGCGGCATTCTCGGAATCGGAGTCGCTTACGGAGGCAGCAAACTGATTCTCTATCTGGCGTTCTATAGCGGTGGCGGCCCGGCGAACTACGTTCCGGTTGATGCGTCGCCCTCCTTGCCTGTTCTGCTCTTTACGCTTGCGGTATCGGTGCTCACCGGAATCCTGTTTGGCATCGCTCCCGCCTGGATGACTTCGCATGTTGATCCGATCGAGGCTTTGCGAGGCAGCAGCCGTTCCGTGCGCGGCGGCGGCTCTATCGCGCAAAAATCGCTGGTCATCGCACAAGCTGCGATGTCGCTCGTCCTGCTTTCCGCCGCAGCTCTGTTGGGGCAAAGCCTGCGCAATCTCGAACGCCAGAATTTTGGGTTCGAAACCAAGGACCGCTATCTCGTCTCCATCAACCCGACGCTTGGCGGCTACAAGCCCGAGCAAATGGAGCAACTCTATCGCCGTATTGACGAACGCTTATTGGGCGTGCCCGGCGTGCGCATGGTCGCTCCCGCTCTGTACGCGCCCATGAGCGGCGACAGTTGGAACGAAGGCATTCGGATCGCAGGCCGCCCCGAACCCGGCCCCAAGGAAGACACCGGCGCTGGTTGGGCGCGCGTCATGCCGGGCTTTTTTGAAACGATCGGCGCAAAAATCGTGCAGGGGCGCTCCATCGAAGAGCAGGATTCCGCCACGACTCGCCCGATCGCCGTCGTCAATGAAGCCTTTGTTCGACGCCACTTCAAAGATCAGAACCCGATCGGTCAGCACTTCGGCATGAACCG
Encoded proteins:
- a CDS encoding ABC transporter permease; this encodes MTDLQQAFRRLRKAPGFTTTAVITLALGIGTTTAIFTLVHQVMLKSLPVTKPEELWRVGDKVRCCNWGGYTQGDDGNFSLFSYEAYKNFRENTPEFTDLAALQAGNAPLGVRRTGSQGSVDTRNGQYVSGNFFRTLGINPWIGRLMGDADDQPGAPPVAVMSYHVWSDKYGSDPTVVGAGYQINGHIFTVIGVTPPGFYGAKLSGGGMPDIWIPANTEPLLGGEAQRLNRPNTNWLDIIGRVRPGVNPKTLEAKLRVEFQNWLASHEPDMEPGEKQTWRQQTLNLIPGGAGTAALRDQYEDGLKLLLIAAGCVLLVACGNLANLMLARGLKERSQTSLRIALGASRGRLVRKALVESTLLALIGGILGIGVAYGGSKLILYLAFYSGGGPANYVPVDASPSLPVLLFTLAVSVLTGILFGIAPAWMTSHVDPIEALRGSSRSVRGGGSIAQKSLVIAQAAMSLVLLSAAALLGQSLRNLERQNFGFETKDRYLVSINPTLGGYKPEQMEQLYRRIDERLLGVPGVRMVAPALYAPMSGDSWNEGIRIAGRPEPGPKEDTGAGWARVMPGFFETIGAKIVQGRSIEEQDSATTRPIAVVNEAFVRRHFKDQNPIGQHFGMNRIQYADKFEIVGVVSDIRYMTYDYKDPVRPMFWLPETQSVKYDDPQFNTFDLFSHFLYNIVIWAPGNPPGIEAEVRRAIASADPNLVVYGVDPYSKILAGDFQQENMIATLTMLFGMLGLVLAAVGLYGVMAYTVEQRTHEIGIRMALGADRAKVVRLILRGAFLQIGIGLGIGIPLAIVAGWLMTSQLFGVSPWDPWMLTAASLLLCVAAFLASWIPAARAASVDPMVALRTE